A region from the Candidatus Methanoperedens sp. genome encodes:
- a CDS encoding type II toxin-antitoxin system HicA family toxin: protein MPKLPVFKGKELIKFLEYLGFQVTRTKGSHSRLKSEDGRATSVPVHGNKDIPKGLLRKIIREDLEMSLEEFTELYSKYRGNK from the coding sequence ATGCCTAAACTTCCTGTATTCAAAGGCAAAGAACTTATAAAGTTCTTAGAATATTTAGGCTTTCAAGTTACCAGAACTAAAGGTTCTCATTCAAGATTGAAATCAGAAGACGGAAGGGCGACCAGCGTTCCTGTGCATGGAAATAAGGATATCCCTAAAGGGCTTTTGCGCAAGATAATACGGGAAGATCTGGAAATGAGTTTAGAGGAATTTACTGAACTGTATTCAAAATACAGAGGAAATAAATAA
- a CDS encoding type II toxin-antitoxin system HicB family antitoxin yields the protein MKSMEKLNVTAIIWQEDNVYVSKCPELEVASVGDTPEEALLNLKEAVELYLENAKALGILNDFAASLHSPNKFTSTIGVAV from the coding sequence ATGAAAAGTATGGAAAAATTAAATGTTACAGCTATAATCTGGCAGGAAGATAATGTTTATGTTTCAAAATGCCCTGAACTTGAAGTTGCCAGTGTGGGTGACACGCCGGAAGAAGCTCTTCTTAACCTGAAAGAGGCTGTTGAATTATATCTTGAGAATGCCAAAGCTCTGGGAATTTTAAATGATTTTGCTGCATCCTTACATTCGCCAAATAAATTCACTTCTACTATTGGTGTGGCAGTGTGA